Proteins encoded within one genomic window of Bradyrhizobium sp. 186:
- a CDS encoding CoA transferase: MGDFLSNGVKKELSMGVLSHLRVVEIGSSAATSYCARMFADFGADVQKVESKAGDPLRRSPPLTPGDHSAWFAFLNFNKSSIIIDASVPNAATRLTELIEHCDILVDGRDVDPAGCPPIDIASIRQRHPRLIYLEASWFGREGPYAGFAATDSTVRALAGLIKLVGPAEGPPLHAPDFQTGILAGLWGFIATAASVVGRLHGEAGRSWSLNIFESSLALSEYLMFEAFARGDVMRRIGINRFWPNFPVGIYPTKKGWLGLSTVTPGQWRAFCDMLDLSELRDDPALAFNEGRLKHMDQIERQFVPRLKARTAQQWFAEGLKRKIPIVPVPEISDLLQDEEKKARGAIVPIVIGKEEGLTVGSMQRLTLTPPRRGGSVPAPGEQQHSAHIRTHGSLTGPGSSGCIDADRQPLHGTRVIDFTMGWAGPLCTRTLADLGADVIKIEAIQYPDWWRGVDRRSGYVDGQIYEMAQCFCIMNRNKRGITLDLKRPQGLALAKRLLAEADIVVGNYSADVLPRLGLGYDVLKLLNPRLVMMSMSAFGASSVHRDCRAYGSTLEQGSGLPSVVGSADKPPVMSHIAFGDPVGGLNGCAAVLLALIHARNTGQGQFIDLAQIECMIPFAAPWITVHSIDGAPLTKYGARHPQLVPHGCFRCAGEDNWIMIAATDAAMWQRLAILIGRPDWAWNALLESAEARRDIEDLIEAGIEAWTHTRDADHAMSELQGARVAAGVARLPIDLLKDRHLGSRAFLQEVERAFIGSHPQPSMPIREGAAPYAIRSAAPTLGQHNRDVLRELLGLSDAEIAQLASENIIGTAMVS, from the coding sequence ATGGGTGACTTCCTGAGCAACGGTGTGAAAAAGGAGCTGTCGATGGGAGTGTTATCGCATCTACGGGTTGTCGAGATCGGTAGCTCGGCCGCGACAAGCTATTGCGCGCGAATGTTTGCGGATTTCGGTGCCGATGTTCAAAAGGTCGAGTCGAAAGCCGGCGATCCACTTCGCCGGAGCCCGCCGCTCACGCCAGGTGACCACAGCGCATGGTTTGCCTTCCTGAACTTCAACAAATCAAGCATCATCATCGATGCTAGCGTCCCGAACGCGGCCACGCGGCTGACGGAACTGATCGAGCATTGCGACATTCTGGTTGATGGGCGCGATGTTGATCCGGCGGGTTGCCCGCCCATCGATATCGCCTCGATCCGTCAGCGACACCCTCGGTTGATCTATCTCGAAGCGAGCTGGTTCGGCCGGGAGGGCCCCTATGCAGGATTCGCTGCCACCGACTCTACAGTGCGCGCTCTCGCCGGTCTCATCAAGCTAGTTGGACCGGCCGAAGGCCCGCCCTTGCACGCGCCAGATTTCCAAACGGGTATCCTCGCTGGCTTGTGGGGCTTCATCGCCACGGCAGCGTCGGTTGTTGGACGACTGCACGGTGAAGCAGGGCGCTCGTGGTCGCTCAACATTTTCGAATCAAGCCTCGCTCTGTCCGAGTATCTCATGTTCGAGGCATTTGCGCGGGGCGACGTGATGCGCCGGATCGGTATTAACCGTTTCTGGCCGAACTTTCCGGTCGGCATTTACCCAACGAAAAAAGGTTGGCTCGGCCTTTCGACCGTCACGCCGGGGCAATGGCGCGCATTCTGCGACATGCTCGACCTGTCCGAATTGCGTGATGATCCGGCTCTCGCCTTCAACGAAGGTCGCCTGAAACACATGGACCAGATCGAACGACAGTTTGTGCCGAGACTGAAGGCGCGGACAGCGCAGCAGTGGTTTGCGGAGGGACTCAAGCGCAAAATCCCGATCGTGCCGGTGCCCGAAATATCCGATCTGCTCCAAGACGAGGAAAAAAAGGCGCGCGGCGCAATAGTGCCGATTGTGATTGGTAAAGAGGAGGGCCTGACGGTTGGTTCGATGCAGCGGCTGACGTTGACGCCACCACGCCGGGGTGGCAGCGTTCCGGCTCCCGGCGAGCAGCAACATTCCGCCCACATCCGTACTCACGGCTCGCTGACTGGGCCTGGATCGTCCGGCTGCATCGATGCGGACCGGCAGCCGTTGCATGGGACTCGCGTGATCGACTTCACGATGGGGTGGGCAGGCCCATTGTGTACCCGGACACTGGCCGATCTCGGGGCGGACGTCATCAAGATCGAAGCCATTCAGTATCCGGACTGGTGGCGCGGAGTTGACCGGCGCAGCGGCTATGTGGACGGGCAAATTTATGAAATGGCGCAATGCTTCTGCATTATGAACCGCAACAAGCGCGGTATCACACTTGACCTGAAGCGGCCGCAAGGCCTCGCTCTTGCCAAGCGGCTGTTGGCGGAGGCCGATATTGTGGTCGGCAATTACTCGGCTGATGTGCTGCCAAGGCTCGGGCTTGGTTACGACGTACTCAAACTACTCAATCCACGCCTCGTCATGATGTCGATGTCAGCTTTTGGCGCGAGCAGTGTCCATCGCGATTGCCGGGCTTATGGCTCGACTCTCGAGCAGGGCTCAGGTCTGCCGAGCGTGGTCGGAAGCGCCGATAAGCCGCCTGTGATGAGCCACATCGCGTTCGGGGATCCCGTCGGCGGATTGAACGGCTGCGCTGCAGTTCTTCTCGCCCTGATTCACGCTCGCAACACCGGGCAGGGACAATTCATCGATCTCGCGCAAATCGAGTGCATGATCCCCTTCGCGGCGCCCTGGATCACCGTTCACTCGATTGATGGGGCGCCACTCACAAAGTATGGTGCTCGACATCCGCAGTTGGTGCCGCATGGCTGCTTCCGGTGTGCGGGTGAGGACAACTGGATCATGATAGCGGCTACCGATGCGGCGATGTGGCAGAGGCTTGCCATCCTTATTGGTAGGCCAGACTGGGCCTGGAACGCATTGCTTGAATCTGCGGAAGCTCGCCGCGACATTGAGGATCTCATAGAGGCAGGCATCGAAGCTTGGACGCACACTCGTGATGCGGATCACGCCATGTCCGAGCTGCAGGGCGCAAGGGTTGCGGCAGGCGTGGCCCGCCTGCCGATTGACCTGCTCAAGGATCGACATCTCGGCTCGCGCGCATTTCTGCAGGAGGTCGAACGCGCTTTCATTGGCTCGCACCCGCAGCCATCCATGCCGATTCGCGAAGGCGCAGCGCCGTATGCGATCCGCTCGGCGGCCCCCACACTGGGACAACATAACAGAGACGTCCTAAGAGAACTTCTCGGGCTGTCCGACGCCGAGATCGCGCAACTGGCAAGCGAGAACATCATCGGTACCGCGATGGTCTCCTGA
- the ltrA gene encoding group II intron reverse transcriptase/maturase produces MTQALDRVRKAARLKKKERFTALLHHITVDTLQMAFYALRRKAAPGVDGMTWQDYEADLEPRLRELHERVHRGAYRPQPSRRTYIPKADGKQRPLAIAALEDKIVQGATVMVLNAIYEGDFVGFSYGFRPGRGPHDALDALTVAITTRKVNWILDADVQNFFGSVSQDWLVQFLEHRIGDKRIIRLIRKWLRAGILEDGVVTVDDRGTGQGSVISPLLANVYLHYCFDLWAERWRRQEAHGDMIIVRYADDLVAGFEHEDDARRFLDAMRERIEAFALTLHSDKTRLIEFGRYAATNRKTRGLGKPETFMFLGFIHICGKSRRGNFLLERKTRRDRLRTKLQDIKAELRRRMHQPIPVQGKWLRQVTTGHFAYYAVPANGRALSAFRYYVTDLWRRTLRRRSQRAGFTWDRMTKLADDWLPQPRILHPWPQQRFAVTHPR; encoded by the coding sequence GATGGCGTTCTATGCGCTTCGGCGCAAAGCCGCCCCCGGCGTGGATGGCATGACGTGGCAGGACTACGAGGCCGACCTTGAGCCCCGGCTCAGGGAACTGCACGAACGGGTCCACCGGGGAGCGTACCGGCCGCAACCGTCACGCCGGACGTACATACCGAAGGCGGATGGGAAGCAGCGGCCGCTGGCGATCGCGGCTCTGGAAGACAAAATCGTCCAGGGCGCGACCGTCATGGTGCTTAACGCCATCTACGAAGGCGACTTCGTCGGCTTCTCCTATGGGTTTCGACCCGGCCGGGGGCCACACGATGCGTTGGACGCCCTGACGGTAGCGATCACCACGCGGAAGGTGAACTGGATACTTGACGCCGACGTGCAAAACTTCTTCGGAAGTGTGAGCCAGGACTGGCTAGTCCAGTTTTTGGAGCACCGCATCGGTGACAAGCGCATCATCCGCCTGATCCGTAAATGGCTGAGGGCGGGTATCCTCGAAGACGGGGTCGTAACCGTGGACGACAGGGGCACGGGGCAAGGATCGGTGATTTCGCCGCTGCTCGCCAACGTTTACCTGCACTACTGTTTCGATCTTTGGGCCGAACGCTGGCGACGGCAGGAGGCCCACGGCGATATGATTATCGTGCGCTATGCGGATGATCTGGTGGCCGGCTTCGAGCATGAGGACGACGCTCGTCGCTTCCTTGATGCGATGCGTGAACGGATTGAGGCATTCGCGTTGACGCTCCATTCGGACAAGACCCGCCTGATTGAGTTCGGTCGCTATGCGGCGACCAATCGCAAGACACGCGGGCTCGGCAAACCGGAGACCTTCATGTTTCTGGGCTTCATCCACATCTGCGGTAAGTCACGCCGGGGAAACTTCCTGCTCGAAAGGAAGACCCGTCGCGACCGTCTGCGGACGAAGCTTCAGGACATCAAGGCAGAGCTGCGGCGTCGAATGCACCAACCGATCCCCGTCCAGGGTAAATGGCTGAGACAGGTCACCACCGGCCACTTCGCCTACTATGCGGTTCCTGCAAACGGGCGGGCGCTCTCAGCGTTCCGCTATTATGTGACCGACCTCTGGCGGCGAACGCTTCGGCGCCGCAGCCAACGAGCCGGCTTCACTTGGGATCGTATGACGAAGTTGGCGGATGACTGGCTTCCTCAACCCCGTATCCTCCATCCCTGGCCGCAACAGCGCTTCGCCGTCACACACCCAAGGTAG